Proteins encoded within one genomic window of Canis lupus familiaris isolate Mischka breed German Shepherd chromosome 12, alternate assembly UU_Cfam_GSD_1.0, whole genome shotgun sequence:
- the HSD17B8 gene encoding estradiol 17-beta-dehydrogenase 8 isoform X1 gives MASPLRLRSALALVTGAGSGIGRAVSVRLAKEGATVAACDLDRAAACETVWLLGGQGSEKVAPGRAHTAFQADVSEAGAVRRLLEQVQACFSRPPSVVVSCAGLTRDEFLLRMSEDDWDRVIAVNLKGIFLVTQAAAQALVSSGCRGSIINISSIVGKVGNVGQTNYAASKAGVIGLTQTAARELGRLVRHPWGHGIRCNSVLPGFITTPMTQKVPQKVLDKMSQMRSHSWRLKTVDTSQAPQWKSLEVFSCNCLTDPGLCSLPHHSNRPPADEDSEFPGYKRRSSVWLWNAEYGRQGCL, from the exons ATGGCGTCTCCGCTCAGGCTCCGCTCCGCGCTGGCCCTGGTCACAG GCGCGGGTAGCGGCATCGGCAGGGCCGTCAGTGTACGCCTGGCCAAAGAGGGGGCCACTGTGGCCGCTTGCGACTTGGACCGGGCGGCGGCTTGCGAGACGGTGTGGCTGCTGGGCGGGCAGGGGAGCGAGAAGGTGGCGCCCGGCAGGGCCCACACCGCCTTCCAGGCTGACGTGTCTGAGGCCGGGGCGGTCAGGCGCCTGCTGGAACAAGTACAG GCCTGCTTTTCTCGCCCGCCATCTGTCGTCGTCTCCTGTGCAGGCCTCACCAGGGATGAGTTTCTGCTCCGCATGTCTGAGGATGACTGGGACAGAGTCATAGCTGTCAACCTCAAG GGCATCTTTCTAGTCACTCAGGCTGCAGCCCAAGCCCTGGTGTCCAGTGGTTGCCGTGGGTCCATCATCAACATCAGTAGCATCGTAGGGAAG GTAGGGAACGTGGGACAGACAAACTATGCAGCATCCAAGGCTGGAGTGATTGGCCTGACCCAGACTGCAGCTCGGGAGCTTGGACGGTTGGTCAGACACCCCTGGGG ACACGGGATCCGCTGTAACTCTGTCCTCCCAGGGTTCATTACAACACCCATGACACAGAAAGTGCCACAGAAAGTGCTGGACAAG ATGTCGCAGATGCGGTCACATTCTTGGCGTCTGAAGACAGTGGATACATCACAGGCGCCTCAGTGGAAGTCACTG GAGGTCTTTTCATGTAACTGCCTCACGGACCCTGGACTCTGCTCACTCCCCCACCACTCCAACCGGCCTCCTGCTGATGAGGACTCTGAGTTCCCAGGCTACAAAAGGCGCAGCAGTGTATGGCTCTGGAATGCTGAATATGGGAGGCAGGGGTGCTTGTGA
- the HSD17B8 gene encoding estradiol 17-beta-dehydrogenase 8 isoform X4 — MASPLRLRSALALVTGAGSGIGRAVSVRLAKEGATVAACDLDRAAACETVWLLGGQGSEKVAPGRAHTAFQADVSEAGAVRRLLEQVQACFSRPPSVVVSCAGLTRDEFLLRMSEDDWDRVIAVNLKGIFLVTQAAAQALVSSGCRGSIINISSIVGKVGNVGQTNYAASKAGVIGLTQTAARELGRHGIRCNSVLPGFITTPMTQKVPQKVLDKVIGMIPMGHLGDPEDVADAVTFLASEDSGYITGASVEVTGGLFM; from the exons ATGGCGTCTCCGCTCAGGCTCCGCTCCGCGCTGGCCCTGGTCACAG GCGCGGGTAGCGGCATCGGCAGGGCCGTCAGTGTACGCCTGGCCAAAGAGGGGGCCACTGTGGCCGCTTGCGACTTGGACCGGGCGGCGGCTTGCGAGACGGTGTGGCTGCTGGGCGGGCAGGGGAGCGAGAAGGTGGCGCCCGGCAGGGCCCACACCGCCTTCCAGGCTGACGTGTCTGAGGCCGGGGCGGTCAGGCGCCTGCTGGAACAAGTACAG GCCTGCTTTTCTCGCCCGCCATCTGTCGTCGTCTCCTGTGCAGGCCTCACCAGGGATGAGTTTCTGCTCCGCATGTCTGAGGATGACTGGGACAGAGTCATAGCTGTCAACCTCAAG GGCATCTTTCTAGTCACTCAGGCTGCAGCCCAAGCCCTGGTGTCCAGTGGTTGCCGTGGGTCCATCATCAACATCAGTAGCATCGTAGGGAAG GTAGGGAACGTGGGACAGACAAACTATGCAGCATCCAAGGCTGGAGTGATTGGCCTGACCCAGACTGCAGCTCGGGAGCTTGGACG ACACGGGATCCGCTGTAACTCTGTCCTCCCAGGGTTCATTACAACACCCATGACACAGAAAGTGCCACAGAAAGTGCTGGACAAG GTGATTGGAATGATTCCGATGGGACATTTGGGGGATCCTGAGG ATGTCGCAGATGCGGTCACATTCTTGGCGTCTGAAGACAGTGGATACATCACAGGCGCCTCAGTGGAAGTCACTG GAGGTCTTTTCATGTAA
- the HSD17B8 gene encoding estradiol 17-beta-dehydrogenase 8 isoform X2: protein MASPLRLRSALALVTGAGSGIGRAVSVRLAKEGATVAACDLDRAAACETVWLLGGQGSEKVAPGRAHTAFQADVSEAGAVRRLLEQVQACFSRPPSVVVSCAGLTRDEFLLRMSEDDWDRVIAVNLKGIFLVTQAAAQALVSSGCRGSIINISSIVGKVGNVGQTNYAASKAGVIGLTQTAARELGRHGIRCNSVLPGFITTPMTQKVPQKVLDKMSQMRSHSWRLKTVDTSQAPQWKSLEVFSCNCLTDPGLCSLPHHSNRPPADEDSEFPGYKRRSSVWLWNAEYGRQGCL from the exons ATGGCGTCTCCGCTCAGGCTCCGCTCCGCGCTGGCCCTGGTCACAG GCGCGGGTAGCGGCATCGGCAGGGCCGTCAGTGTACGCCTGGCCAAAGAGGGGGCCACTGTGGCCGCTTGCGACTTGGACCGGGCGGCGGCTTGCGAGACGGTGTGGCTGCTGGGCGGGCAGGGGAGCGAGAAGGTGGCGCCCGGCAGGGCCCACACCGCCTTCCAGGCTGACGTGTCTGAGGCCGGGGCGGTCAGGCGCCTGCTGGAACAAGTACAG GCCTGCTTTTCTCGCCCGCCATCTGTCGTCGTCTCCTGTGCAGGCCTCACCAGGGATGAGTTTCTGCTCCGCATGTCTGAGGATGACTGGGACAGAGTCATAGCTGTCAACCTCAAG GGCATCTTTCTAGTCACTCAGGCTGCAGCCCAAGCCCTGGTGTCCAGTGGTTGCCGTGGGTCCATCATCAACATCAGTAGCATCGTAGGGAAG GTAGGGAACGTGGGACAGACAAACTATGCAGCATCCAAGGCTGGAGTGATTGGCCTGACCCAGACTGCAGCTCGGGAGCTTGGACG ACACGGGATCCGCTGTAACTCTGTCCTCCCAGGGTTCATTACAACACCCATGACACAGAAAGTGCCACAGAAAGTGCTGGACAAG ATGTCGCAGATGCGGTCACATTCTTGGCGTCTGAAGACAGTGGATACATCACAGGCGCCTCAGTGGAAGTCACTG GAGGTCTTTTCATGTAACTGCCTCACGGACCCTGGACTCTGCTCACTCCCCCACCACTCCAACCGGCCTCCTGCTGATGAGGACTCTGAGTTCCCAGGCTACAAAAGGCGCAGCAGTGTATGGCTCTGGAATGCTGAATATGGGAGGCAGGGGTGCTTGTGA
- the HSD17B8 gene encoding estradiol 17-beta-dehydrogenase 8 isoform X3 — translation MASPLRLRSALALVTGAGSGIGRAVSVRLAKEGATVAACDLDRAAACETVWLLGGQGSEKVAPGRAHTAFQADVSEAGAVRRLLEQVQACFSRPPSVVVSCAGLTRDEFLLRMSEDDWDRVIAVNLKGIFLVTQAAAQALVSSGCRGSIINISSIVGKVGNVGQTNYAASKAGVIGLTQTAARELGRLVRHPWGHGIRCNSVLPGFITTPMTQKVPQKVLDKVIGMIPMGHLGDPEDVADAVTFLASEDSGYITGASVEVTGGLFM, via the exons ATGGCGTCTCCGCTCAGGCTCCGCTCCGCGCTGGCCCTGGTCACAG GCGCGGGTAGCGGCATCGGCAGGGCCGTCAGTGTACGCCTGGCCAAAGAGGGGGCCACTGTGGCCGCTTGCGACTTGGACCGGGCGGCGGCTTGCGAGACGGTGTGGCTGCTGGGCGGGCAGGGGAGCGAGAAGGTGGCGCCCGGCAGGGCCCACACCGCCTTCCAGGCTGACGTGTCTGAGGCCGGGGCGGTCAGGCGCCTGCTGGAACAAGTACAG GCCTGCTTTTCTCGCCCGCCATCTGTCGTCGTCTCCTGTGCAGGCCTCACCAGGGATGAGTTTCTGCTCCGCATGTCTGAGGATGACTGGGACAGAGTCATAGCTGTCAACCTCAAG GGCATCTTTCTAGTCACTCAGGCTGCAGCCCAAGCCCTGGTGTCCAGTGGTTGCCGTGGGTCCATCATCAACATCAGTAGCATCGTAGGGAAG GTAGGGAACGTGGGACAGACAAACTATGCAGCATCCAAGGCTGGAGTGATTGGCCTGACCCAGACTGCAGCTCGGGAGCTTGGACGGTTGGTCAGACACCCCTGGGG ACACGGGATCCGCTGTAACTCTGTCCTCCCAGGGTTCATTACAACACCCATGACACAGAAAGTGCCACAGAAAGTGCTGGACAAG GTGATTGGAATGATTCCGATGGGACATTTGGGGGATCCTGAGG ATGTCGCAGATGCGGTCACATTCTTGGCGTCTGAAGACAGTGGATACATCACAGGCGCCTCAGTGGAAGTCACTG GAGGTCTTTTCATGTAA